The following coding sequences lie in one Micromonospora sp. R77 genomic window:
- a CDS encoding beta family protein: MVPAHGGRAAEPVYRPVLVGRRGELEALAHLDEMSAPLLAPVIDIRALDTGTVDLLGRLPSGLLPAVDVTALPDVPESELVRWGVPLVPVIGLAESDRRLVAHGVAARAYARRAVVRLRTGQDRAGADAITTAAERVWRLARLVPEQCDLLVDAGDVCCPADVRVAEPRVRRLVEWGRRHAWRSVAVAAGGMPPTVSRLPVDEPVRLDRYDWQLWRRLTDLDVGYGDYGVSCALPDADAPADRLPTLRYTVDGAWWIHRWSRRGGRGDERVADLCRTVVAAPYWPTTGAAFSWGDHEILRRARRGAGAGSPTNWTAWSTSHHLAHVLGALSRPTRDERPGPWHAGHDTPERGRSGRPQRGGETRRAG, encoded by the coding sequence ATGGTGCCCGCCCACGGGGGTCGGGCGGCGGAACCGGTCTACCGCCCTGTTCTGGTCGGTCGCCGGGGTGAGCTGGAGGCGCTGGCCCATCTCGACGAGATGTCCGCTCCGCTGCTCGCTCCGGTCATCGATATCCGCGCGCTCGACACGGGCACGGTGGACCTGCTCGGCCGGCTGCCGTCCGGGCTGCTGCCCGCCGTCGACGTGACCGCACTGCCGGACGTCCCGGAGAGCGAGCTGGTCCGCTGGGGCGTGCCCCTGGTGCCGGTGATCGGGCTCGCGGAGAGCGACCGGCGGCTGGTGGCGCACGGCGTGGCGGCCCGGGCGTACGCGCGGCGGGCGGTGGTGCGGCTGCGGACCGGGCAGGACCGGGCCGGGGCGGACGCCATCACCACGGCGGCGGAGCGGGTGTGGCGGCTGGCCCGCCTGGTGCCGGAGCAGTGCGACCTGCTCGTCGACGCGGGCGACGTGTGCTGCCCGGCGGACGTGCGGGTGGCCGAGCCCCGGGTCCGGCGGCTGGTCGAGTGGGGCCGCCGGCACGCCTGGCGCTCGGTGGCGGTCGCGGCCGGTGGGATGCCGCCGACGGTGAGCCGGCTGCCGGTCGACGAGCCGGTCCGCCTGGACCGCTACGACTGGCAGCTCTGGCGGCGCCTGACCGACCTCGACGTCGGCTACGGCGACTACGGGGTGAGCTGCGCGCTGCCGGACGCGGACGCCCCGGCCGACCGGTTGCCGACGCTGCGCTACACGGTCGACGGGGCCTGGTGGATCCACCGCTGGTCGCGGCGCGGCGGCCGGGGCGACGAGCGGGTCGCGGACCTGTGCCGGACGGTGGTCGCCGCCCCGTACTGGCCGACGACGGGGGCGGCGTTCTCCTGGGGCGACCACGAGATCCTGCGCCGGGCGCGGCGCGGTGCCGGTGCCGGCTCACCGACGAACTGGACGGCGTGGAGCACGTCGCACCACCTGGCGCACGTGCTCGGGGCGCTGTCGCGGCCCACCCGGGACGAGCGTCCCGGGCCGTGGCACGCCGGTCACGACACACCGGAACGCGGACGCTCGGGGCGTCCGCAGCGCGGCGGCGAGACCCGGCGGGCCGGCTGA
- a CDS encoding iron-sulfur cluster biosynthesis family protein has translation MLTMTDNAVLVIRDLAAQQDVAQDGGLRIAADTDAGSLSIELVPQPVQGDQVVDNQGARIFLDADAAELLNDTSVDASVDDEGVVQFGFTEKE, from the coding sequence ATGCTGACCATGACCGACAACGCCGTCCTGGTGATCCGTGACCTCGCCGCCCAGCAGGACGTGGCGCAGGACGGTGGGCTGCGCATCGCCGCCGACACCGACGCCGGCTCGCTCTCCATCGAACTGGTGCCGCAGCCGGTCCAGGGCGACCAGGTGGTGGACAACCAGGGCGCCCGGATCTTCCTCGACGCCGACGCCGCCGAACTGCTCAACGACACCTCGGTCGACGCCAGCGTGGACGACGAGGGCGTCGTCCAGTTCGGCTTCACCGAGAAGGAGTGA
- a CDS encoding glycoside hydrolase family 15 protein, whose translation MDQPAISDYGFLSDCRSGALVGRDGSIDWWCPDRFDSASVFGRLLDPRAGHWRLAPLAESRVERAYRPDTLVLRTVHHTPEGSVAVTDALAAELGARGHELGMNSPAVLVRVVEGLSGRVRMHLDFAPRPEYGLLTPYLHEQPDGMVVATAGPVALHLRGTGRMLRVDGDRVTDTFEVAAGQTVGFDLAYAQVYGGPPARLEPVHALAETVRAWEGYRETHRYDGCYPDQVRHSAVVLTGLTYARSGAVAAALTTSLPERVGGDRNYDYRYSWLRDFAMTMRALWVAACPDEASRLFAWAARSIGRIGAEPVPVLFGLEGERDLSEHECAHLRGYAGSRPVRIGNDAWRQRQLDVPGEVISAVWRLHDYLGSTFDVELREMVVGLAEQVAATWHLPDRGMWETRDAERHYLSSKVLCWVALDRAVELAPRLGERADPRRWAAIRDEIRTTVLREGWNERIGAYTGAFGSAELDASALILPVMRFLPATDPRMRSTIDVVERELGTDSGLVRRWNTDPAGFVLCSFWLVECLVLAGEESRARALFDQVLGHANDLGLFAEQIDLGTGAQLGNTPQALSHIGLINAAWRLTEPGTD comes from the coding sequence GTGGACCAGCCGGCGATCTCCGACTACGGATTTCTCTCCGACTGCCGCTCCGGTGCCCTGGTCGGCCGCGACGGCTCGATCGACTGGTGGTGCCCGGACCGCTTCGACTCCGCGTCGGTCTTCGGCCGCCTGCTCGACCCGCGCGCCGGGCACTGGCGGCTCGCCCCGCTGGCCGAGAGCCGGGTGGAGCGCGCCTACCGGCCGGACACGCTGGTGCTGCGTACCGTGCACCACACGCCGGAGGGCAGTGTCGCGGTCACCGACGCGCTCGCCGCCGAGCTGGGCGCGCGGGGCCACGAGCTGGGGATGAACTCGCCGGCCGTGCTGGTGCGGGTGGTCGAGGGGCTCAGCGGTCGGGTGCGGATGCACCTCGACTTCGCTCCCCGCCCCGAGTACGGGCTGCTCACGCCGTATCTGCACGAGCAGCCGGACGGCATGGTGGTGGCGACCGCCGGCCCGGTGGCGCTGCACCTGCGCGGGACCGGCCGGATGTTGCGGGTCGACGGGGACCGGGTGACGGACACCTTCGAGGTCGCCGCCGGCCAGACCGTCGGCTTCGACCTCGCGTACGCCCAGGTCTACGGCGGGCCGCCGGCCCGGCTGGAACCGGTGCACGCGCTCGCCGAGACCGTCCGGGCCTGGGAGGGCTACCGGGAGACCCACCGGTACGACGGCTGCTATCCCGACCAGGTCCGGCACAGCGCGGTCGTGCTGACCGGCCTGACGTACGCCCGCAGCGGCGCGGTGGCCGCCGCGCTGACCACCTCCCTGCCGGAACGGGTGGGCGGCGACCGCAACTACGACTACCGCTACTCCTGGCTGCGCGACTTCGCGATGACCATGCGGGCGCTCTGGGTGGCGGCCTGCCCCGACGAGGCGTCCCGACTGTTCGCCTGGGCGGCCCGCTCGATCGGCCGGATCGGCGCGGAGCCCGTCCCGGTGTTGTTCGGCCTGGAGGGGGAGCGGGACCTCTCCGAGCACGAGTGCGCCCACCTGCGCGGCTACGCGGGCAGCCGGCCGGTGCGGATCGGCAACGACGCGTGGCGGCAGCGGCAGCTCGACGTGCCCGGCGAGGTCATCTCGGCAGTGTGGCGGCTGCACGACTACCTGGGCTCGACGTTCGACGTGGAGCTGCGCGAGATGGTGGTCGGCCTGGCCGAGCAGGTCGCCGCGACCTGGCACCTGCCGGACCGGGGGATGTGGGAGACCCGGGACGCCGAACGGCACTACCTGTCGTCCAAGGTGCTCTGCTGGGTGGCGCTGGACCGGGCCGTGGAGCTGGCGCCCCGCCTCGGCGAGCGGGCCGATCCACGGCGCTGGGCGGCGATCCGGGACGAGATCCGGACGACCGTGCTGCGCGAGGGGTGGAACGAGCGGATCGGGGCGTACACCGGGGCCTTCGGGTCGGCGGAGCTGGACGCCTCGGCGCTCATCCTGCCGGTGATGCGGTTCCTGCCCGCCACCGACCCGCGGATGCGCTCCACCATCGACGTGGTGGAGCGCGAGCTGGGCACCGACAGCGGTCTGGTCCGGCGCTGGAACACCGATCCGGCGGGCTTCGTGCTCTGCTCGTTCTGGCTGGTGGAGTGCCTGGTGCTGGCGGGGGAGGAGAGCCGGGCCCGGGCGCTGTTCGACCAGGTGCTGGGGCACGCGAACGACCTGGGTCTCTTCGCCGAGCAGATCGACCTGGGCACCGGCGCGCAACTGGGCAACACGCCGCAGGCGCTGTCCCACATCGGCCTGATCAACGCGGCCTGGCGGTTGACCGAGCCGGGCACCGACTGA
- a CDS encoding threonine synthase: MHLTHLECPRCGTEHPAEKLQNLCDCGSPLLARYDLAAVAASVTPEQFGLRPADLWRYRELLPVADPRFVTTLGEGWTPLLRAPAYGAEIGIPDLIVKDEGLTPTGSFKARGAAVGVSRARELGVAHIAMPTNGNAGSAWATYAARAGMRATIAMPLDAPTICRRECVAAGADLRLVDGLISDAGRWIATLVGGSGGRIFDAGTLREPYRLEGKKTMGYEIVEQLGWQVPDVIIYPTGGGVGLIGIHKALHELRELGWVEDKLPRLVAVQSTGCAPIVRAFAAGEARATPWPDARTVAFGITVPAPLGDELMLAALRESSGTALAVDDAEILADLRDFAAREGLLLCPEGAACLTAARHLRAGGWIRAGERVVVLNTGAGLKYPETVDVSGVPLV, translated from the coding sequence GTGCACCTGACGCACCTGGAGTGTCCGCGCTGCGGCACCGAGCACCCGGCGGAGAAGCTGCAGAACCTCTGCGACTGCGGCTCGCCGCTGCTGGCCCGCTACGACCTGGCTGCGGTGGCCGCGTCGGTGACCCCGGAGCAGTTCGGGCTCCGCCCGGCCGACCTGTGGCGCTACCGGGAGCTGCTGCCGGTCGCCGACCCGCGCTTCGTCACCACGTTGGGCGAGGGCTGGACACCGCTGCTGCGCGCCCCGGCGTACGGGGCGGAGATCGGCATCCCCGACCTGATCGTCAAGGACGAGGGGCTGACGCCGACCGGGTCGTTCAAGGCACGCGGCGCGGCGGTGGGGGTGAGCCGGGCCCGCGAGCTGGGCGTGGCGCACATCGCCATGCCGACCAACGGCAACGCCGGCTCGGCCTGGGCGACGTACGCGGCCCGCGCCGGGATGCGTGCGACCATCGCGATGCCGCTGGACGCGCCGACCATCTGCCGCCGGGAGTGCGTGGCCGCCGGGGCGGACCTGCGGCTGGTGGACGGGCTGATCAGCGACGCCGGCCGGTGGATCGCCACGCTGGTCGGCGGGTCGGGCGGGCGGATCTTCGACGCCGGCACGCTGCGCGAGCCGTACCGCCTGGAGGGCAAGAAGACCATGGGGTACGAGATCGTCGAGCAGCTCGGCTGGCAGGTGCCCGACGTGATCATCTATCCGACCGGTGGCGGGGTCGGGCTGATCGGCATCCACAAGGCCCTGCACGAGCTGCGCGAGCTGGGTTGGGTGGAGGACAAGCTGCCGCGCCTCGTCGCGGTGCAGTCCACCGGCTGCGCGCCGATCGTCCGGGCGTTCGCCGCCGGTGAGGCGCGGGCCACCCCGTGGCCGGACGCGCGGACCGTCGCCTTCGGCATCACCGTGCCGGCGCCGCTGGGCGACGAGCTGATGCTGGCCGCGCTGCGGGAGAGCAGCGGCACCGCGCTGGCCGTGGACGACGCGGAGATCCTGGCGGACCTGCGGGACTTCGCCGCCCGGGAGGGGCTGCTGCTCTGCCCCGAGGGGGCGGCCTGCCTGACCGCCGCCCGGCACCTGCGCGCCGGTGGCTGGATCCGGGCCGGCGAGCGGGTGGTGGTGCTGAACACCGGTGCGGGGCTGAAGTATCCGGAGACGGTGGACGTCTCCGGCGTACCCCTGGTGTGA
- a CDS encoding cellulose binding domain-containing protein translates to MSTPRLRAPLFAALAAAAAALLLAGQLPAQAVGDPPAPVTGNATHFDGLGSPYGGCGLPENQLDSPDFVALNVYDLPGDYSSYPARPLPPSQADKIGLWNNGLNCGRYVKVAIGDYCTGINDGAAGQPFCRNGSWVADGYNGATLTMLVADSCGDGNAWCRDDPYHLDLATSSLNRFARNGTPVGDLYPAHWNNRHVSWSFVPAPNYSGDIRIGFLQGAQKYWPAIAVSHLANGIHGIDYLADGVWRSATMNSDMGQSYVLGATTSGGTDFQIRVRDAADTLINNGRVYRFSLPASCGGTCSAAYTPVSFTTSDGTGPTASPTVSPTVAPTPSGTVSPSPTVSPSPTVSPSPTTGTPGPGAGCAAGWRVTGSWTGGFQAEVTVRNTGTAPITDWTSSFGFPGGQRLASAWNATASQAGQQVTATNASWNGSLPAGGSTSWGLVVTGDNQAPVALSCTAR, encoded by the coding sequence ATGTCGACCCCGCGCCTCCGCGCCCCGCTCTTCGCCGCCCTGGCCGCCGCTGCCGCCGCGCTGCTGCTCGCCGGCCAGCTGCCCGCCCAGGCGGTCGGCGATCCACCCGCACCGGTCACCGGCAACGCCACCCACTTCGACGGGCTCGGCTCCCCGTACGGCGGCTGCGGCCTGCCGGAGAACCAACTGGACTCACCCGACTTCGTCGCGCTGAACGTCTACGACCTGCCCGGCGACTACTCGTCCTACCCGGCCCGGCCGCTGCCACCGTCCCAGGCGGACAAGATCGGGCTGTGGAACAACGGCCTCAACTGCGGCCGGTACGTCAAGGTCGCCATCGGCGACTACTGCACCGGGATCAACGACGGCGCGGCCGGACAGCCGTTCTGCCGCAACGGCTCCTGGGTGGCCGACGGCTACAACGGGGCCACCCTCACCATGCTGGTCGCCGACAGCTGCGGCGACGGCAACGCCTGGTGCCGGGACGACCCGTACCACCTGGACCTGGCGACGTCGTCGCTGAACCGCTTCGCGCGCAACGGGACGCCGGTCGGCGACCTGTACCCGGCGCACTGGAACAACCGGCACGTCTCCTGGTCGTTCGTGCCCGCGCCGAACTACTCCGGCGACATCCGGATCGGCTTCCTGCAGGGCGCACAGAAGTACTGGCCGGCGATCGCCGTGTCGCACCTGGCCAACGGCATCCACGGGATCGACTACCTGGCCGACGGCGTGTGGCGGTCCGCCACCATGAACAGCGACATGGGCCAGTCGTACGTCCTCGGGGCCACCACCTCCGGCGGCACCGACTTCCAGATCCGGGTCCGCGACGCCGCCGACACGCTGATCAACAACGGCCGGGTCTACCGGTTCTCGCTGCCGGCCTCCTGCGGCGGCACCTGCTCCGCCGCGTACACCCCGGTCAGCTTCACCACCTCGGACGGCACCGGCCCGACGGCCTCCCCGACGGTCAGCCCCACCGTGGCGCCCACCCCGAGCGGGACGGTGTCCCCGAGCCCGACCGTGTCGCCGAGCCCGACGGTGAGCCCGAGCCCGACTACCGGCACGCCGGGGCCCGGCGCGGGCTGCGCGGCCGGCTGGCGGGTCACCGGGTCGTGGACGGGCGGCTTCCAGGCCGAGGTGACCGTCCGCAACACCGGTACCGCGCCGATCACCGACTGGACCAGCTCGTTCGGCTTTCCCGGCGGGCAGCGGCTCGCCAGTGCCTGGAACGCCACCGCGAGCCAGGCCGGCCAGCAGGTGACCGCGACCAACGCGAGCTGGAACGGCAGCCTGCCGGCGGGCGGCAGCACCAGCTGGGGGTTGGTGGTGACCGGCGACAACCAGGCGCCGGTGGCTCTCAGCTGCACCGCCCGATGA
- the dacB gene encoding D-alanyl-D-alanine carboxypeptidase/D-alanyl-D-alanine-endopeptidase, with protein sequence MHRRLFTGALAVLALAATAATAGAPDATAESPTPARTRLNATIDTVLADSRLDGAQAGVVVVDTATGETLYDRNGDRRLVPASNAKLLTSTAALELLGPGHRFTTDVATDGVRRAGLLSGDLYLRGGGDPTMLAADYDALAAQVAADGVRVVTGNLVADDTRYDDTRLGPDWTWDDESYYYAAQVSALTVAPDTDYDAGTVIVNAAPAAAAGAPPVVTMTPPNGWLRIENRAETVAGGETTISFEREHGGNTIVVTGQIAVGQQPESDWMTVWEPTGYAADIFRAALRRHGVRVLGRTVLGQPTPAEAKPVARHDSMTLAELMVPFLKLSNNGHAEVLTKELGRILSGSGSWSAGLTAIGEYVGDNGVDTGNLRQRDGSGLSRRNLIPPTEFVALLAAVRAEPWFDTWYAALPVAGNADRFVGGTLRSRMRGTPAANNVHAKTGSLTGASSLSGYVTDADGHLLAFSVVLNNYLTSSVKSLEDQIAIALASYTEKGTTTARLTVPTAPEAPRVPEGLECSWVKPVRC encoded by the coding sequence ATGCATCGTCGTCTCTTTACCGGGGCGCTCGCGGTGCTGGCGTTGGCCGCCACCGCGGCCACCGCCGGCGCCCCCGACGCCACAGCCGAGTCCCCCACCCCCGCCCGGACCCGGCTGAACGCCACCATCGACACGGTCCTCGCCGACTCCCGGCTCGACGGGGCACAGGCCGGCGTGGTCGTGGTCGACACCGCCACCGGCGAGACCCTCTACGACCGCAACGGCGACCGCAGGCTGGTGCCCGCCTCCAACGCCAAGCTGCTCACCTCCACCGCGGCGCTGGAGCTGCTCGGCCCCGGCCACCGGTTCACCACCGACGTCGCCACCGACGGGGTCCGGCGGGCCGGCCTGCTCTCCGGGGACCTCTACCTGCGCGGCGGCGGCGACCCCACGATGCTCGCCGCCGACTACGACGCGCTGGCCGCCCAGGTGGCGGCGGACGGCGTACGGGTGGTGACCGGGAACCTGGTCGCCGACGACACCCGCTACGACGACACCCGGCTGGGCCCCGACTGGACCTGGGACGACGAGTCCTACTACTACGCCGCGCAGGTCTCCGCGCTGACCGTCGCCCCGGACACCGACTACGACGCCGGCACGGTGATCGTGAACGCCGCCCCCGCCGCGGCGGCCGGTGCGCCGCCGGTGGTGACGATGACCCCGCCCAACGGCTGGCTGCGGATCGAGAACCGGGCCGAGACGGTCGCCGGCGGGGAGACGACGATCTCGTTCGAGCGGGAGCACGGCGGGAACACCATCGTGGTGACCGGCCAGATCGCGGTCGGCCAGCAGCCCGAGAGCGACTGGATGACGGTCTGGGAGCCGACCGGCTACGCCGCCGACATCTTCCGGGCGGCGCTGCGCCGGCACGGCGTACGGGTGCTCGGCCGGACCGTCCTCGGCCAGCCCACCCCGGCCGAGGCGAAGCCCGTCGCCCGGCACGACTCGATGACCCTCGCCGAGCTGATGGTGCCGTTCCTCAAGCTGTCCAACAACGGGCACGCGGAGGTGCTGACGAAGGAGCTGGGCCGGATCCTCTCCGGCTCGGGCAGCTGGTCGGCGGGGCTCACCGCGATCGGCGAGTACGTCGGGGACAACGGCGTGGACACCGGCAACCTGCGCCAGCGGGACGGCTCCGGGCTGTCCCGGCGCAACCTGATCCCGCCGACCGAGTTCGTCGCGCTGCTCGCCGCCGTCCGCGCCGAACCCTGGTTCGACACCTGGTACGCCGCGCTGCCGGTCGCCGGCAACGCCGACCGGTTCGTCGGCGGGACGCTGCGCAGCCGGATGCGCGGCACCCCGGCGGCGAACAACGTGCACGCCAAGACGGGCAGCCTGACCGGCGCGTCCAGCCTCTCCGGCTACGTCACCGACGCCGACGGCCACCTGCTGGCCTTCTCGGTCGTGCTGAACAACTACCTGACCTCGTCGGTGAAGAGCCTCGAGGACCAGATCGCGATCGCGCTGGCGTCGTACACCGAGAAGGGGACGACCACGGCGCGGCTGACGGTGCCGACGGCGCCCGAGGCACCGCGGGTGCCGGAGGGTCTGGAGTGTTCCTGGGTGAAGCCGGTGCGCTGCTGA
- a CDS encoding cupin domain-containing protein, whose amino-acid sequence MEHFTIATVAEKSPDFRRVLWTGGHSQLVIMTIPPGGEIGEEVHEGIDQILTFVSGTGEARVAGEKKEVVAGDLVVVPAGTKHNFVNTGPNPLVLYTVYGPPEHADQAVHRTKEEADAAEEAGADEPPTA is encoded by the coding sequence ATGGAACATTTCACGATCGCGACCGTCGCCGAGAAGAGCCCGGACTTCCGCCGCGTGCTGTGGACCGGCGGGCACAGCCAGCTGGTGATCATGACGATCCCGCCCGGCGGTGAGATCGGCGAGGAGGTGCACGAAGGGATCGACCAGATCCTGACCTTCGTCAGCGGCACCGGCGAGGCGCGGGTGGCCGGCGAGAAGAAGGAGGTCGTCGCGGGCGACCTGGTGGTCGTACCGGCCGGCACCAAGCACAACTTCGTCAACACCGGCCCCAACCCGCTGGTCCTCTACACCGTCTACGGCCCGCCCGAGCACGCCGACCAGGCCGTGCACCGCACCAAGGAGGAGGCCGACGCGGCCGAGGAGGCCGGGGCGGACGAGCCTCCGACCGCCTGA
- a CDS encoding MIP/aquaporin family protein, whose protein sequence is MDDARRYLAEFLGTLLLVFFGVGSVIAARVQGGVVVVALAFGFVMLALVYAIGPLSGSHVNPAVTLGVLLSGKISLLGAVAYWVVQFLGATVAAFILWGLTRWGDVVDQSGALGTNGYGAHINAGGAAVLETVLTFLFVLVVLVVTSRAEYAAFAGVPIGLANAAAHLVGVTLDGTSINPARSFGPAVFEGGTALRQLWVFIVFPLLGGALAALVAPLVTSRNPRYRAEPEEPASHRP, encoded by the coding sequence ATGGACGACGCCAGGCGCTACCTCGCCGAGTTCCTCGGCACCCTGCTGCTGGTCTTCTTCGGCGTGGGTAGCGTGATCGCCGCGCGGGTGCAGGGTGGCGTGGTGGTGGTCGCGCTCGCCTTCGGTTTCGTGATGCTCGCCCTGGTGTACGCGATCGGGCCGCTCTCCGGCAGCCACGTCAACCCGGCGGTGACGCTGGGTGTGCTGCTCTCCGGCAAGATCTCGCTGCTCGGCGCGGTCGCCTACTGGGTCGTCCAGTTCCTCGGGGCGACCGTCGCCGCGTTCATCCTCTGGGGGCTCACCCGGTGGGGTGACGTGGTGGACCAGTCCGGCGCATTGGGCACCAACGGCTACGGGGCGCACATCAACGCCGGTGGCGCGGCGGTGCTGGAGACGGTGCTGACGTTCCTGTTCGTCCTGGTGGTGCTGGTGGTGACGAGCCGCGCCGAGTACGCCGCCTTCGCCGGGGTGCCGATCGGGCTGGCGAACGCCGCCGCGCACCTGGTCGGCGTCACCCTGGACGGCACCTCGATCAATCCGGCCCGGTCGTTCGGCCCGGCCGTCTTCGAGGGCGGGACCGCGCTGCGCCAACTCTGGGTGTTCATCGTGTTCCCGCTGCTCGGTGGGGCGCTGGCGGCGCTGGTGGCCCCGCTGGTGACCAGCCGCAACCCGCGCTACCGGGCGGAGCCCGAGGAGCCGGCGTCGCACCGCCCCTGA
- a CDS encoding DNA polymerase ligase N-terminal domain-containing protein, with amino-acid sequence MADRLEEYRRKRDARRTPEPVPERTPAAKRSGRGRARFVIQQHHARSLHWDLRLEHEGVLASWAVPRGLPRDPGRNHLAVHTEDHPMEYLTFHGEIPAGEYGGGRMTIHDTGTYTTEKWRDDEVIVVLDGERTKGRYVLFATGGRGRDWMVRRTDPAPEGWTPMPELIPPMHATRVERLPTDADAWGYELRWDGVRAMAYVSGGRLRLLSETGEDVTGAYPWLRDLAAELAPTEVVLDGVLVRIDPAGRVKPPSGRDGQFLAVDLLWLEGVTSLDVPYAQRRELLDGLALGGRHWQTPPWFPGVGADALATAAQQGLPGVVAKRLDSPYEPGRRSRRWLSIDTS; translated from the coding sequence ATGGCGGACCGGCTGGAGGAGTACCGGCGCAAACGGGACGCGAGGCGTACCCCCGAGCCGGTGCCGGAGCGGACGCCCGCGGCGAAGCGGTCCGGTCGCGGCCGGGCCCGGTTCGTCATCCAGCAGCACCACGCCCGCAGCCTGCACTGGGACCTGCGGCTGGAGCACGAGGGGGTGCTGGCCTCCTGGGCGGTGCCGCGCGGCCTGCCCCGGGATCCGGGCCGCAACCACCTCGCCGTGCACACCGAGGATCACCCGATGGAATACCTGACCTTCCACGGCGAGATCCCGGCCGGCGAGTACGGCGGCGGCCGGATGACCATCCACGACACCGGCACCTACACCACCGAGAAGTGGCGTGACGACGAGGTGATCGTGGTGCTCGACGGGGAGCGGACGAAGGGGCGCTACGTCCTCTTCGCCACCGGGGGGCGTGGTCGGGACTGGATGGTCCGCCGCACCGACCCGGCCCCGGAAGGCTGGACGCCGATGCCCGAGCTGATCCCCCCGATGCACGCCACCCGGGTGGAGCGGCTGCCGACGGACGCCGACGCCTGGGGGTACGAGCTGCGCTGGGACGGCGTCCGGGCGATGGCGTACGTCTCCGGGGGCCGGCTGCGGCTGCTGTCGGAGACCGGCGAGGACGTCACCGGGGCGTACCCGTGGCTGCGGGACCTGGCAGCGGAGCTGGCGCCGACGGAGGTCGTGCTGGACGGCGTGCTGGTGCGGATCGACCCGGCCGGACGGGTGAAGCCGCCCAGCGGGCGGGACGGCCAGTTCCTCGCCGTCGACCTGCTCTGGCTGGAGGGCGTGACCAGCCTCGACGTGCCGTACGCGCAGCGCCGGGAACTGCTCGACGGGCTGGCCCTCGGCGGTCGGCACTGGCAGACTCCGCCGTGGTTCCCGGGTGTCGGCGCGGACGCCCTGGCCACGGCCGCGCAGCAGGGGCTCCCCGGCGTGGTGGCGAAACGGCTCGACTCCCCCTACGAGCCGGGTCGGCGCAGCCGGCGCTGGCTGAGCATCGACACGAGCTGA
- a CDS encoding aldo/keto reductase has translation MSSPEQPNVPLSGDVRMPLLGFGTWQATGEAGYDAVLAALDAGYRHLDTATMYGNEKEVGRALKESGLRREDVFVTTKLPPDRVGRERETLEASLAALDTDHVDLWLIHWPPSAAGDSIPMWRELLAARDENLTRAVGVSNYSISQLDELTQATEETPAVNQIRWSPSLYDRQTHAAHRDRGVVLEGYSPFKTSDLSDPVLVRIAAAHDVSPAQVVLRWHIDHEIVVIPKSVTPERIRANADVFGFSLTAEEMRDIDALGG, from the coding sequence ATGAGCAGCCCTGAACAGCCCAACGTCCCCCTCTCCGGCGATGTCCGGATGCCGCTGCTCGGCTTCGGCACCTGGCAGGCCACCGGCGAGGCCGGGTACGACGCCGTGCTCGCCGCCCTCGACGCCGGCTACCGCCATCTGGACACCGCAACCATGTACGGCAACGAGAAGGAGGTGGGCCGGGCCCTCAAGGAGAGCGGCCTGCGCCGCGAGGACGTCTTCGTCACCACGAAACTGCCGCCGGACCGGGTGGGCCGGGAGCGGGAGACGCTGGAGGCGAGCCTGGCCGCGCTGGACACCGACCACGTCGACCTGTGGCTGATCCACTGGCCGCCGTCGGCGGCGGGCGACAGCATCCCGATGTGGCGCGAACTGCTCGCCGCCCGGGACGAGAACCTGACCCGCGCGGTCGGGGTGAGCAACTACAGCATCAGCCAGCTCGACGAGCTGACCCAGGCCACCGAGGAGACCCCGGCGGTCAACCAGATCCGCTGGAGCCCCTCCCTGTACGACCGGCAGACCCACGCCGCGCACCGCGACCGGGGCGTGGTGCTGGAGGGCTACAGCCCGTTCAAGACCAGTGACCTGTCCGACCCGGTGCTGGTCCGGATCGCCGCCGCGCACGACGTCTCCCCGGCGCAGGTGGTGCTCCGCTGGCACATCGACCACGAGATCGTGGTGATCCCGAAGTCCGTCACGCCGGAGCGGATCCGGGCCAACGCCGACGTCTTCGGCTTCTCGCTCACCGCCGAGGAGATGCGCGACATCGACGCCCTGGGCGGCTGA